A section of the Thermoflexus hugenholtzii JAD2 genome encodes:
- a CDS encoding TlpA family protein disulfide reductase — translation MKALRRWGVWLGIGLVLAGCAGLGGGGAPAPDFSVPTLEGRTFTLSQALGEGKPVVLFFMAYWCGTCVPEARALARLHAHYGDQAVIVALDVDPTSTPEDLAAFREAAGNPDYIWAFDRDNTVALAYRVTRLDTTVIIDPQGRIVFRDEVPTSYETLATQMARILPPASR, via the coding sequence GTGAAGGCGCTGCGGCGGTGGGGAGTCTGGCTGGGGATCGGGCTCGTGCTCGCAGGCTGCGCGGGGCTGGGGGGAGGTGGAGCTCCGGCGCCGGATTTCAGCGTGCCCACCCTGGAAGGGAGGACGTTCACGCTTTCGCAGGCCCTGGGCGAGGGCAAGCCGGTGGTGCTCTTCTTTATGGCCTACTGGTGCGGCACCTGTGTCCCGGAGGCCCGGGCGCTGGCCCGTCTCCATGCGCACTATGGGGATCAGGCAGTGATCGTGGCCCTGGATGTGGACCCCACCAGCACCCCGGAGGACCTGGCGGCTTTTCGCGAAGCGGCCGGGAACCCGGATTACATATGGGCCTTCGATCGAGACAACACGGTGGCCCTCGCCTACCGGGTAACCCGGTTGGACACCACGGTGATCATCGATCCGCAAGGTCGGATCGTCTTCCGGGACGAGGTTCCGACGTCGTATGAGACGCTGGCCACCCAGATGGCGCGGATCCTCCCGCCCGCCTCCCGTTAG
- a CDS encoding cytochrome c biogenesis CcdA family protein — protein sequence MDLALAFYAVMTGMMATVNPCGLAVLPAYVGYALARTGGRLSVRDAVGMGLAMAAGCTGLFVAAGFALAMGLRTLTRWSPFLGLGVGGILVLLALSRLAGRPWLLLGIPLEVRAGERPSRWTWFGFGLAYGLASLGCTLPLFLALVGFSVARQSGGEALLLVLLYGLGMGVVLVALSMALALAGRPLARGLRRLAAAVETAGVLLLLGAGLYLIYYWGRIFL from the coding sequence ATGGATCTTGCCCTGGCCTTCTATGCGGTGATGACCGGGATGATGGCCACGGTCAATCCATGCGGCCTGGCGGTGCTGCCGGCTTATGTGGGTTACGCCCTGGCGCGGACGGGAGGGCGTCTTTCGGTGCGGGACGCCGTCGGGATGGGGCTGGCGATGGCGGCCGGCTGCACCGGTTTGTTTGTGGCGGCGGGGTTCGCCCTGGCGATGGGCCTGAGAACCCTCACCCGCTGGTCCCCTTTCCTGGGCCTGGGGGTCGGTGGGATCCTGGTCCTTCTCGCCCTCTCCCGGCTCGCCGGCCGGCCCTGGCTCCTCCTCGGGATCCCTTTGGAAGTCCGCGCGGGGGAGCGCCCTTCCCGATGGACCTGGTTCGGCTTCGGGTTGGCGTATGGCCTCGCTTCCCTGGGGTGCACGTTGCCGCTGTTCCTCGCCCTGGTGGGGTTCTCGGTGGCCCGGCAGAGCGGGGGGGAGGCGCTCCTCTTGGTCCTGTTATATGGGCTGGGGATGGGGGTGGTGCTCGTCGCCCTCTCCATGGCCCTGGCCCTCGCTGGGCGTCCCCTGGCCCGGGGGCTCCGCCGTCTGGCCGCCGCCGTGGAGACGGCTGGGGTCCTGCTCCTGCTGGGGGCCGGGCTCTATCTGATTTACTATTGGGGACGTATCTTTCTTTGA
- the merA gene encoding mercury(II) reductase, whose translation MLVRVELEVQGMTCDDCARHVERALRAVPGVLSARVPHWSSGKAEAIVEGEVPDSAMEEAVARAGYRARVVRAELPEAPAAPRGDGRFDLLIIGGGSAAFAAAIRAAELGARVALVEAGTLGGTCVNVGCVPSKFLIRALEVYHRAGAHGFRGVSTARGALNWAELIAQKEALIAAMRREKYEEVLAAYPQITRIQGRARLTEGGAVVVNGITYAPGRVILATGARPWAPPIPGLAEAGYLTSTEALSLRELPRSMIVVGANAVGLELAQVFARAGVAVTVLEALPRIVPFEEPEISEALQRALEEEGMAFHTGVKIIRAARSDGRYEVSFEKDGETRIVSAEQLLIATGRRPNTQDLGLEAVGVAVGPRGEIRVNPYMQTSNPSIYAAGDCADLPMFVYVAAASGTVAAENALLGNHRTLDLSVVPRVTFTDPEVASVGWTEAQARERGETPKAVLLPLEAVPRARIAFETRGVIKLVADANTDRLLGIHLAMPQAGEAIAAGVIALQAGYTAQDLGRTLFPYLTWAEGLRLGAQSFTRDVARLSCCAG comes from the coding sequence ATGCTGGTTCGCGTGGAGCTGGAGGTGCAGGGGATGACGTGTGACGATTGCGCCCGGCACGTGGAGCGGGCGCTCCGCGCGGTGCCCGGGGTGCTCTCCGCCCGGGTCCCTCACTGGTCCTCCGGGAAGGCCGAGGCCATCGTGGAGGGAGAGGTCCCCGATTCCGCCATGGAGGAGGCCGTCGCCCGCGCCGGCTATCGGGCCCGGGTGGTCCGGGCGGAGCTCCCGGAGGCTCCCGCAGCCCCGCGGGGCGATGGCCGGTTCGATCTCCTGATCATCGGCGGGGGATCGGCGGCCTTCGCCGCGGCCATCCGCGCCGCCGAGCTGGGCGCCCGCGTGGCCCTCGTGGAGGCAGGGACCCTGGGCGGGACCTGCGTGAACGTGGGCTGCGTTCCGTCGAAGTTCCTGATCCGCGCCCTGGAGGTCTACCATCGGGCGGGCGCCCATGGCTTCCGGGGGGTGAGCACCGCCCGGGGGGCGCTGAACTGGGCAGAGCTGATCGCTCAGAAGGAGGCCCTCATCGCGGCTATGCGCCGGGAGAAATATGAGGAGGTCCTGGCCGCCTATCCCCAAATCACGCGGATCCAGGGTCGAGCCCGCCTGACGGAGGGCGGAGCGGTGGTGGTGAACGGCATCACCTACGCCCCGGGCCGGGTGATCCTGGCCACCGGCGCGCGGCCGTGGGCTCCGCCCATCCCAGGCCTGGCCGAAGCGGGCTATCTCACCAGCACCGAGGCCCTCTCCCTGCGGGAGCTGCCTCGCTCCATGATCGTGGTCGGCGCCAACGCGGTGGGGCTGGAGCTGGCCCAGGTCTTCGCCCGCGCCGGCGTCGCGGTGACGGTCCTCGAGGCCCTCCCCCGCATCGTCCCCTTCGAGGAGCCGGAGATCAGCGAGGCGTTGCAGCGCGCCCTGGAGGAAGAGGGCATGGCCTTCCACACCGGCGTGAAGATCATCCGGGCCGCTCGATCCGACGGCCGCTATGAGGTGTCTTTCGAGAAAGACGGGGAAACCCGCATCGTCTCTGCGGAGCAGCTGTTGATAGCCACCGGCCGCCGCCCGAACACCCAGGACCTGGGGCTGGAGGCGGTCGGGGTGGCGGTGGGGCCGAGGGGGGAGATCCGGGTCAACCCCTATATGCAAACCTCGAACCCCTCGATCTACGCCGCCGGCGATTGCGCCGACCTACCCATGTTCGTCTATGTGGCCGCGGCCAGCGGGACGGTGGCGGCGGAGAACGCCCTGCTGGGCAATCACCGGACGCTGGACCTGAGCGTTGTCCCTCGGGTCACCTTCACCGATCCGGAGGTGGCTTCGGTGGGATGGACGGAGGCGCAGGCCCGGGAACGGGGGGAGACGCCGAAGGCTGTTCTGCTCCCGCTGGAGGCGGTGCCCCGGGCGCGCATCGCCTTCGAGACCCGCGGGGTGATCAAGCTGGTGGCCGATGCGAACACCGACCGGCTGCTGGGCATCCATCTCGCGATGCCCCAGGCCGGGGAGGCCATCGCCGCCGGCGTGATCGCCCTCCAGGCCGGATATACCGCTCAGGATCTCGGCCGCACCCTCTTCCCGTATCTCACCTGGGCGGAGGGCCTGCGGTTGGGCGCCCAGTCCTTCACGCGGGATGTAGCCCGGTTGAGCTGCTGCGCGGGATAG
- a CDS encoding OsmC family protein → MGGALEARGIPAGEGRLIAEAVGEVEKEDNVLVLRRIHVTYRLRIAPSQMETARRVHGFHARYCPVARTIGNCVAITTELELIPEGP, encoded by the coding sequence TTGGGTGGCGCGCTGGAAGCGCGCGGGATCCCGGCAGGGGAAGGCCGGCTGATCGCCGAAGCGGTGGGGGAGGTTGAAAAGGAAGACAACGTCCTGGTCTTGCGGAGGATCCACGTGACCTATCGTCTGCGGATCGCTCCCTCCCAGATGGAGACCGCTCGCCGCGTCCATGGTTTCCATGCCCGTTACTGTCCGGTCGCGCGGACGATCGGGAACTGCGTGGCCATCACCACCGAGCTGGAGCTCATCCCGGAGGGGCCTTGA
- the merB gene encoding organomercurial lyase, whose amino-acid sequence MIGWGLTLRPTPFRLEWEGRSLWTWCALDTLLFPLCLQREAQVEASCARTGQPIRFTISPAGIREIEPVEAVLVLAAPGPGAGIRAAFCQRTVFLASPRLFQPGGPWDPVLALLSLPEAFHLARRLGPYLQWEGGIGCCAAIPDPDL is encoded by the coding sequence CTGATCGGCTGGGGCCTTACCCTCCGCCCTACGCCGTTCCGCCTGGAGTGGGAGGGACGGTCCCTCTGGACTTGGTGCGCGCTGGACACATTGCTCTTCCCGCTCTGCCTGCAGCGGGAGGCCCAGGTGGAGGCCTCGTGCGCACGGACCGGACAGCCCATCCGTTTCACGATCTCCCCCGCGGGGATCCGGGAGATCGAGCCGGTGGAAGCCGTCTTGGTCCTGGCGGCCCCCGGGCCTGGAGCGGGCATCCGGGCGGCGTTCTGTCAGCGAACGGTTTTTCTCGCCTCGCCGCGCCTGTTCCAACCCGGCGGTCCCTGGGATCCGGTCCTGGCGTTGCTCTCTCTCCCGGAGGCCTTTCATCTAGCGCGACGATTGGGGCCCTATTTGCAATGGGAAGGGGGGATCGGTTGCTGCGCGGCGATCCCCGATCCCGATCTCTGA